The following are encoded together in the Streptomyces flavofungini genome:
- a CDS encoding Cmx/CmrA family chloramphenicol efflux MFS transporter, protein MPFVLHLLGLAVFAQGTSEFMLSGLVSDIAADMAVSVPAAGALTSAFAVGMIVGAPLMAVLSLRWPRRRALLGSLVTFLLVHVVGALTTSYGVLLATRFVGALANAGFLAVALTTATSLVAPDAKGRATSILLGGTTLACVVGVPGGALLGQLCGWRAAFWAVALISVPAVVAVARAVPPSEPGATPRTASSAAPTGARTASSAAPTGARAELRALRSPGLLVTLLLGALVNGATFCVFTYLEPLATHVSGIDDAWVPGLLALFGLGSSVGVALGGRLADTRPLPLLTGGAVALLAGWVVFALTAGNPVAAVALAFTQGMLSFAVGSTLISQALYAATGAPTLAGGFATAAFNLGAAVGPWAGGRAIAAGFGYRSPVWVGALLVASALVTAGAALLVRPRGQGRKASLDA, encoded by the coding sequence GTGCCATTCGTCCTCCATCTGCTCGGTCTCGCCGTGTTCGCCCAGGGCACGTCCGAGTTCATGCTGTCCGGCCTGGTGTCGGACATCGCCGCCGACATGGCGGTGTCGGTCCCGGCCGCCGGTGCGCTGACCTCGGCGTTCGCCGTCGGAATGATCGTGGGAGCACCCCTGATGGCGGTGTTGAGCCTGCGCTGGCCGCGCCGCCGCGCGCTCCTCGGCTCCCTGGTCACGTTTCTGCTCGTGCACGTGGTGGGCGCCCTGACCACCAGCTACGGCGTGCTGCTCGCCACCCGCTTCGTCGGCGCGCTGGCGAACGCCGGTTTCCTCGCCGTGGCGCTCACCACCGCGACGAGCCTGGTCGCGCCGGACGCCAAGGGCCGCGCCACCTCGATCCTGCTCGGCGGCACCACGCTCGCCTGCGTGGTGGGCGTGCCGGGCGGCGCGCTCCTCGGCCAACTGTGCGGCTGGCGCGCCGCGTTCTGGGCGGTGGCGCTGATCTCGGTGCCCGCCGTCGTCGCCGTCGCCCGGGCCGTGCCGCCGTCCGAGCCGGGAGCCACGCCCCGCACCGCATCCTCAGCGGCACCCACCGGAGCCCGCACCGCATCCTCCGCGGCACCCACCGGAGCCCGCGCCGAGCTGCGCGCCCTGCGCTCCCCCGGGCTCCTGGTGACACTGCTGCTCGGCGCGCTCGTCAACGGCGCCACGTTCTGCGTCTTCACGTACCTAGAACCGCTGGCCACGCACGTGTCCGGCATCGACGACGCGTGGGTGCCCGGGCTGCTCGCCCTGTTCGGGCTCGGCTCGTCGGTCGGGGTCGCGCTCGGCGGGCGGCTCGCCGACACGCGTCCGCTGCCGCTCCTGACGGGCGGCGCGGTGGCGCTGCTCGCGGGCTGGGTGGTGTTCGCGCTCACGGCGGGCAACCCGGTGGCGGCGGTCGCCCTCGCCTTCACCCAGGGGATGTTGTCGTTCGCGGTCGGCTCCACCCTGATCTCGCAGGCGCTGTACGCGGCGACGGGGGCGCCGACGCTCGCGGGCGGCTTCGCCACGGCGGCCTTCAACTTGGGTGCGGCGGTGGGCCCTTGGGCGGGCGGAAGGGCCATCGCCGCGGGCTTCGGCTACCGCTCCCCCGTGTGGGTCGGCGCCCTGCTCGTGGCGTCGGCGCTCGTGACGGCGGGGGCGGCGCTGCTGGTGCGACCGCGCGGACAAGGCCGGAAGGCCTCCCTGGACGCGTAG
- a CDS encoding MFS transporter has translation MTRLTPRGRWSVLAVCCPSLLIVSLDVTALNVALPSLQEDLDSPLTGLQWTVDGYTLVLASLLMFSGSLADRVGRRRVFRVGLTVFTTASLLCSAAPSLGWLVAARVLQAVGGSMLNPVALSIISDAFPDSRERARAIGVWSGVVGISMAAGPIIGGALVEAAGWRAIFWINVPIGLAALLLTRRYVPESRAERPRRADPVGQALVVVLLATVTYAIIESPVRGWTSPLVAGCAGAALCALLGLLRYEPRRADPLIDLRFFRSVPFAGATVIAVAAFFALGGFLFLSSLYLQNARGLDPLHAGLFMLPMALAALVAAPLSGRILAARGSRVPLVTAGTALCASAVVQALSSSGHLSAVPLFCAYALFGVGFGMVTAPISHTAVSAMPRAQSGVAAAVASACRQFGQSLGVAVVGALMAAGGHPGTADFLRASRTAWWIIAGCGGAILLLGTLTSGRWAQSTARLAAERLAAEETRATVRT, from the coding sequence GTGACCCGCCTCACCCCGCGCGGACGCTGGTCGGTCCTAGCCGTCTGCTGCCCGAGCCTGTTGATCGTCAGCCTCGACGTCACCGCTCTGAACGTCGCCCTTCCGTCCCTCCAGGAAGACCTGGACAGCCCCCTGACCGGGCTGCAGTGGACGGTCGACGGCTACACCCTCGTCCTGGCGAGCCTGCTGATGTTCTCGGGCTCGCTCGCCGACAGGGTGGGCCGCAGGCGGGTCTTCCGGGTCGGCCTGACGGTCTTCACCACGGCCTCGCTGCTGTGCAGCGCGGCCCCGAGCCTCGGCTGGCTGGTCGCGGCGCGCGTGCTCCAGGCGGTCGGCGGCTCGATGCTCAACCCCGTGGCCCTGTCGATCATCAGCGACGCCTTCCCCGACTCCCGCGAGCGGGCCCGCGCGATCGGCGTGTGGAGCGGCGTCGTCGGGATCAGCATGGCCGCGGGGCCGATCATCGGCGGCGCGCTCGTGGAGGCGGCCGGCTGGCGGGCGATCTTCTGGATCAACGTGCCCATCGGCCTGGCCGCGCTCCTCCTGACCCGGCGGTACGTGCCGGAGTCCCGCGCCGAGCGCCCCCGCCGCGCCGACCCGGTCGGACAGGCCCTGGTCGTCGTCCTGCTCGCCACGGTGACGTACGCGATCATCGAGTCGCCGGTCAGGGGCTGGACGTCACCGCTCGTCGCCGGGTGCGCGGGCGCGGCGCTGTGCGCGCTGCTCGGCTTGCTGCGGTACGAGCCCCGGCGCGCCGACCCCCTCATCGACCTGCGGTTCTTCCGTTCCGTTCCGTTCGCGGGCGCCACCGTCATCGCGGTCGCCGCGTTCTTCGCGCTGGGCGGCTTCCTCTTCCTCAGCTCCCTGTACCTGCAGAACGCACGGGGGCTCGACCCGCTGCACGCCGGTCTGTTCATGCTGCCCATGGCCCTCGCGGCGCTGGTCGCCGCGCCGCTGTCCGGGCGGATCCTCGCGGCCCGGGGCTCCCGCGTGCCCCTGGTGACGGCCGGGACCGCACTGTGCGCGAGCGCCGTCGTGCAGGCGCTGAGCTCTTCGGGACACCTCTCGGCGGTGCCGCTGTTCTGCGCCTACGCGCTGTTCGGCGTCGGCTTCGGGATGGTCACCGCCCCGATCTCCCACACCGCCGTCTCCGCGATGCCGCGCGCGCAGTCCGGCGTGGCCGCCGCGGTGGCCTCGGCCTGCCGCCAGTTCGGCCAGTCGCTCGGCGTGGCGGTCGTCGGCGCGCTCATGGCGGCCGGGGGGCACCCGGGCACGGCGGACTTCCTCCGGGCGAGCCGGACGGCCTGGTGGATCATCGCCGGGTGCGGCGGGGCGATCCTGCTGCTGGGTACGCTCACCTCTGGCCGCTGGGCTCAGTCCACGGCCCGGCTCGCCGCGGAGCGGTTGGCCGCCGAGGAGACCAGAGCGACGGTGAGGACTTGA
- a CDS encoding MarR family winged helix-turn-helix transcriptional regulator, with translation MTERPGDDTDRRADDAGAPVDDATMQAATRAWQGLNTLLMDRHNRRKEVADALGMSFSRIRALRRIAPGPLTLRELAQRLGADPPYTTVIVDDLVRRGFAERVPHPVDRRAKLVRLTAEGEAAAARAATILSAPPADLLALDRAEIEALDRVVTKLLG, from the coding sequence TTGACGGAACGCCCGGGCGACGACACGGACCGGCGGGCGGACGACGCCGGCGCCCCGGTGGACGACGCCACCATGCAGGCGGCCACACGAGCCTGGCAGGGCCTCAACACCCTCCTGATGGACCGCCACAACCGCCGCAAGGAGGTCGCCGACGCGCTCGGCATGAGCTTCAGCCGCATCCGCGCCCTGCGCCGGATCGCCCCCGGCCCGCTCACGCTGCGGGAGTTGGCGCAGCGGCTCGGCGCCGACCCGCCGTACACCACCGTGATCGTCGACGACCTCGTGCGGCGCGGCTTCGCCGAGCGCGTCCCGCACCCGGTCGACCGGCGCGCCAAGCTCGTCCGCCTGACCGCCGAGGGCGAGGCGGCCGCCGCCCGCGCCGCCACGATCCTCTCCGCGCCGCCGGCCGACCTGCTCGCCCTGGACCGCGCGGAGATCGAGGCCCTCGACCGCGTGGTGACGAAACTGCTCGGCTGA
- a CDS encoding helix-turn-helix domain-containing protein — translation MVRTPLTPEERERGERLGHLLRAARGERSMAEVAACAGISAETLRKIETGRAPTPAFFTVAALAVALELSMDDVARSCALIPA, via the coding sequence ATGGTGCGCACCCCACTGACCCCCGAAGAGCGCGAACGCGGCGAGCGGCTCGGTCACCTGCTGCGCGCGGCGCGCGGTGAGCGGAGCATGGCGGAGGTGGCCGCGTGCGCCGGGATCTCGGCGGAGACCCTCCGCAAGATCGAGACCGGGCGGGCGCCGACACCCGCCTTCTTCACCGTCGCGGCCCTCGCGGTGGCCCTGGAGCTCTCGATGGACGACGTGGCCCGGAGCTGCGCGCTGATTCCCGCCTGA
- the map gene encoding type I methionyl aminopeptidase produces MVELKTDTSIAAMREAGRVVARALTAVREAAAVGVVLRDLDDVAHQVLKDAGATSPFLNYHPAFAPVPFPATLITSVNDAIVHGIPDGYRLRDGDLVSADFGASLDGWVGDSAISFIVGAPRPEDVMLIGTAERALEAGIAAAVVGNRIGDIAHAVGTVCRAGGYGIPDGFGGHGVGRSMHEDPGVPNEGRPGRGMPLRHGMVLAIEPMLIAGGTDGYHAAPDGWTLRTNDGSRAAHVEHTVAITDAGPRILTAL; encoded by the coding sequence ATGGTCGAACTCAAGACAGACACGTCCATCGCGGCGATGCGGGAGGCGGGGCGCGTGGTCGCGCGCGCCCTGACGGCGGTGCGCGAGGCGGCGGCCGTCGGCGTGGTGCTCCGGGACCTGGACGACGTGGCGCACCAGGTCCTGAAGGACGCGGGCGCCACGTCACCGTTCCTGAACTACCACCCGGCGTTCGCTCCGGTCCCCTTCCCCGCCACGCTCATCACGTCGGTGAACGACGCGATCGTGCACGGCATCCCGGACGGCTATCGCCTGCGGGACGGCGACCTGGTCTCCGCGGACTTCGGCGCCAGCCTCGACGGCTGGGTGGGCGATTCGGCCATCAGCTTCATCGTCGGCGCCCCGCGCCCCGAGGACGTGATGCTCATCGGGACCGCCGAGCGGGCCCTGGAGGCGGGCATCGCCGCGGCCGTCGTGGGCAACCGCATCGGCGACATCGCGCACGCGGTCGGCACGGTCTGCCGCGCGGGTGGGTACGGCATCCCGGACGGCTTCGGCGGCCACGGCGTGGGACGGAGCATGCACGAGGACCCCGGGGTGCCGAACGAAGGGCGGCCGGGCCGCGGCATGCCGCTGCGGCACGGCATGGTGCTCGCCATCGAGCCGATGCTGATCGCCGGCGGCACGGACGGCTACCACGCCGCGCCGGACGGCTGGACCCTGCGGACGAACGACGGCAGCCGCGCGGCCCACGTGGAGCACACGGTGGCGATCACGGACGCGGGCCCGCGCATCCTGACGGCCCTGTGA
- the ggt gene encoding gamma-glutamyltransferase encodes MRRGLVRNLTLCAVGGVLVTVGAAAPPSPSRSAQPGTSAESATAAEPGARPVSVTTARTGPSGATTPEKTPVAVGHGGAVASVDQDASAAGIEVLKKGGNAVDAAVATAAALGVSEPYSAGIGGGGYFVYYDAKSRTVRSLDGRETAPRTADSELFLENGKPLPFADAVTSGLAVGTPGTPATWQEALDSWGSKSLGTVLKPAERLARHGFTVDETFRSQTASNQARFADFPDTARLFLPGGKLPVVGSTFKNPDLARTYAELADKGLGTLYRGRLGRDLVRTVNKPPVDPESGRNARPGDLSMKDLRDYEVKRRTPTRTSYRGLGVYSMAPSSSGGTTVGEALNILERTDLSKATRTRYLHRFIEASRIAFADRGRWVGDPAFEDVPKKELLSQKYADSRACLIKDDAVLKSPLAPGDPRNPVPCRAGDKAAPTTYEGENTTHLTAADKWGNVVAYTLTIEQTGGSGITVPGRGFLLNNELTDFSFAPANPAVHDPNLPGPGKRPRSSLSPTIVLDRHDRPVVALGSPGGATIITTVLQTLTGFLDRGLPLVDAIAAPRASQRNAATTELEPGLWNSETRRELEAIGHAFRRNPEIGAATGVQRLAGGRWLAAAEKERRGGGSAMVVKPRR; translated from the coding sequence ATGCGGCGCGGTCTCGTACGGAATCTGACCCTATGTGCGGTCGGCGGGGTATTGGTGACGGTCGGTGCGGCGGCGCCCCCTTCGCCTTCGCGCTCAGCGCAACCGGGCACGAGCGCCGAATCGGCCACCGCGGCCGAACCCGGCGCAAGACCGGTATCGGTCACTACGGCCCGAACGGGCCCTTCGGGTGCCACCACCCCGGAGAAGACCCCCGTGGCCGTCGGCCACGGCGGCGCGGTCGCGAGCGTCGACCAGGACGCGTCCGCCGCCGGCATCGAGGTCCTGAAGAAGGGCGGCAACGCCGTGGACGCGGCGGTCGCCACGGCCGCGGCCCTCGGCGTCAGCGAGCCGTACTCCGCGGGCATCGGCGGCGGCGGATACTTCGTGTACTACGACGCGAAGTCCCGCACGGTGCGCTCCCTGGACGGCCGCGAGACCGCGCCGCGCACAGCGGACTCCGAGCTGTTCCTGGAGAACGGCAAGCCGCTGCCGTTCGCCGACGCCGTCACCAGCGGTCTGGCCGTGGGTACCCCCGGCACGCCCGCCACCTGGCAGGAGGCGCTCGACTCCTGGGGCAGCAAGTCGCTGGGCACGGTCCTGAAGCCCGCCGAGCGCCTGGCCCGGCACGGCTTCACCGTCGATGAGACCTTCCGCTCCCAGACCGCCTCGAACCAGGCGCGGTTCGCGGACTTCCCCGACACCGCGCGCCTCTTCCTGCCCGGCGGGAAGCTGCCCGTCGTCGGCTCGACCTTCAAGAACCCCGACCTCGCGCGGACGTACGCGGAGCTGGCGGACAAGGGCCTGGGAACGCTGTACCGCGGCAGGCTCGGCCGTGACCTGGTCCGCACCGTCAACAAGCCGCCCGTGGACCCGGAATCCGGGCGCAACGCCCGCCCCGGCGACCTGTCCATGAAGGACCTGCGCGACTACGAGGTCAAGCGCCGCACCCCCACCAGGACGTCCTACCGCGGCCTCGGCGTCTACTCCATGGCGCCGTCCTCATCCGGCGGCACCACCGTCGGCGAGGCCCTGAACATCCTGGAGCGCACCGACCTCTCCAAGGCCACCCGCACGCGCTATCTGCACCGCTTCATCGAGGCGAGCCGCATCGCGTTCGCCGACCGGGGGCGCTGGGTCGGCGACCCGGCCTTCGAGGACGTACCGAAGAAGGAACTCCTCTCGCAGAAGTACGCGGACTCCCGTGCCTGCCTGATCAAGGACGACGCCGTCCTCAAGAGCCCGCTCGCGCCCGGCGACCCGCGCAACCCCGTGCCCTGCCGCGCCGGGGACAAGGCGGCTCCGACGACGTACGAGGGGGAGAACACCACGCATCTGACGGCGGCCGACAAGTGGGGCAACGTCGTCGCGTACACCCTGACCATCGAGCAGACCGGCGGCAGCGGGATCACCGTGCCCGGACGCGGCTTCCTGCTCAACAACGAGCTGACCGACTTCTCCTTCGCGCCCGCCAACCCGGCCGTGCACGACCCGAACCTGCCCGGGCCCGGCAAGCGCCCGCGCTCGTCGCTCTCGCCGACCATCGTCCTGGACCGCCACGACCGGCCGGTCGTCGCGCTCGGCTCGCCCGGCGGCGCGACCATCATCACGACCGTCCTGCAGACCCTGACCGGTTTCCTCGACCGGGGCCTGCCCCTGGTCGACGCCATCGCGGCGCCGCGCGCCAGCCAGCGCAACGCCGCCACGACGGAGCTCGAACCGGGCCTGTGGAACAGCGAGACCCGGCGCGAGCTGGAGGCGATCGGCCATGCCTTCCGGCGGAACCCGGAGATCGGCGCCGCGACCGGCGTGCAGCGGCTCGCGGGCGGGCGGTGGCTCGCGGCGGCCGAGAAGGAGCGCAGGGGCGGCGGGTCGGCGATGGTGGTGAAGCCGCGGCGGTAG